One window of the Shewanella litorisediminis genome contains the following:
- the ybgF gene encoding tol-pal system protein YbgF, which yields MKKTVLLVAMFAAGQAFAAAPVEDLGGGGSLDERIAKLERILKAKQQTDFDMQRRLDALQQEVLDLRGLTEQQNYQINQMLERQRKLYEEIASLSSGAANVQPSAQAPVSASGGASAPAVSGGELAVEASLNETASYEQAINLVLKERKYDEAIAAFRSFVKKYPGSNYTDNANYWLGQLLYNKNELDEARGAFTVVVEKYPDSSKRGDSLVKLGLIAEKKGDTVGAKNLYRKVIKEYANSAAARIAQQQLNAL from the coding sequence ATGAAAAAGACTGTATTACTGGTAGCCATGTTCGCGGCGGGGCAGGCGTTTGCTGCCGCGCCGGTTGAAGATTTGGGCGGCGGCGGAAGCCTGGATGAGCGCATCGCCAAGCTTGAGCGAATTCTGAAAGCCAAACAGCAAACCGACTTTGATATGCAGCGTCGTTTGGATGCCCTGCAGCAGGAAGTGCTGGATTTGCGTGGGCTCACGGAGCAGCAAAACTATCAAATCAACCAGATGCTTGAGCGTCAGCGCAAGCTCTATGAAGAGATAGCCAGCTTAAGCTCAGGTGCTGCCAATGTTCAGCCCAGCGCACAGGCCCCGGTCAGTGCGTCCGGCGGCGCAAGCGCACCGGCAGTCAGTGGCGGTGAACTTGCGGTGGAAGCGTCGCTCAATGAGACTGCCTCTTATGAGCAGGCCATCAATCTGGTGCTCAAAGAGCGCAAGTACGATGAGGCTATCGCGGCATTTCGCAGTTTTGTCAAAAAATACCCTGGCTCAAACTACACTGATAATGCCAACTACTGGCTGGGTCAGCTCCTCTATAATAAGAACGAGCTCGATGAAGCCCGTGGTGCCTTTACTGTGGTGGTGGAAAAATATCCCGACTCCAGCAAGCGCGGTGACAGCCTGGTCAAGCTGGGTCTGATTGCCGAGAAGAAAGGCGATACCGTGGGTGCCAAAAACCTGTACCGCAAGGTGATAAAAGAGTACGCAAACAGCGCTGCTGCCCGCATTGCACAGCAGCAATTGAACGCGCTTTGA